The sequence CACCTCGGCCTCGATAACCTGTGCTGGATCTACGACAACAACCACATCACCATCGAAGGCAGCACGAGAATTACTTTTACCGAAGATGTCGCGGCTCGATTTCTCGGTTATGACTGGAACGTGCTGCGCGTCGGCGACGCCAATGATATCGAACGCATCGAACATGCGTTGCAGGAGTTTCGTGGGACGCAAGGCCGTCCCTCTCTGATCATTCTCGACAGTCACATCGGCTATGGCTCGCCCAACAGGCAGGACACCGCCGCCGCCCACGGCGAACCGCTTGGCGAAGACGAAATCCGACTCACCAAACGTGCTTACGGCTGGCCCGAAGACGCGAAGTTTTTGGTTCCTGACGGTGTGCGCGAGCATTTCGCCGCGGGGGTGGGCGCGCGGGGTGCGCAGGCCCGCAAGAAATGGAACGAGCTTTTCGCAGGCTACCGAATGAAATTTCCGGAGCTGGCAACCGAGATTGACCAGATGCAGCGGCGCGTGCTTCCTTCCGGATGGGACCGCAATCTACCCGTATTCCCGGCAGATGCAAAGGGCCTTGCGGGGCGGGAAGCCTCGGGCAAGGTCTTAAATGTGCTCGCACAGAACGTTCCTTGGTTGCTTGGGGGTTCCGCCGATCTCGGGCCGTCGAACAAGACCACGCTTATCTACGCGGGTGCGGGAAATTTCCAGGCCGACAGTCCCGGCGGCAAAAATCTGCACTTCGGTCTTCGCGAGCACGCGATGGGCGCAATCGTGAACGGGCTTTCGCTTTCCAAGCTGCGGCCGTTCGGCGCGACCTTTTTTATTTTCAGCGACTACGCGCGGCCCGCCATTCGCCTTTCCGCATTGATGGAGCTGCCGACCATTTTTGTCTTCACTCACGACGCGATGGGCGATGGCGAGGACGGTCCGACGCATCAGCCCGTCGAGCAACTCGCCTCGCTGCGCGCTATCCCCGGACTTGTCCTGCTGCGACCCGGTGACGCCAACGAGGTGGTGGAAGCATACCGCTACATCATGCAGCTGCGGCACAAGCCCGCCGTGCTGGTGCTGTCGCGCCAGCCACTGCCCACCCTCGACCGGACGAAATACGCACCGGCATCCGGCCTCGCGCACGGGGCCTATGTGCTTGCCGATCCACCCGGCGGCAAACCCGAAGTGATTCTCATTGCTACCGGCAGCGAGTTGAATCTGGCTGCGCAGGCTCATGAAAAGCTGACTGCGGACGGTATACGTTCGCGCGTGGTTTCGATGCCGTCTTGGGACATTTTCGAGCACCAGGCGCAAGATTATCGCGATCGTGTGTTAGTTCCTG is a genomic window of Burkholderiales bacterium containing:
- a CDS encoding transketolase, which gives rise to HLGLDNLCWIYDNNHITIEGSTRITFTEDVAARFLGYDWNVLRVGDANDIERIEHALQEFRGTQGRPSLIILDSHIGYGSPNRQDTAAAHGEPLGEDEIRLTKRAYGWPEDAKFLVPDGVREHFAAGVGARGAQARKKWNELFAGYRMKFPELATEIDQMQRRVLPSGWDRNLPVFPADAKGLAGREASGKVLNVLAQNVPWLLGGSADLGPSNKTTLIYAGAGNFQADSPGGKNLHFGLREHAMGAIVNGLSLSKLRPFGATFFIFSDYARPAIRLSALMELPTIFVFTHDAMGDGEDGPTHQPVEQLASLRAIPGLVLLRPGDANEVVEAYRYIMQLRHKPAVLVLSRQPLPTLDRTKYAPASGLAHGAYVLADPPGGKPEVILIATGSELNLAAQAHEKLTADGIRSRVVSMPSWDIFEHQAQDYRDRVLVPDVKARVAIEQASTFGWERYVGPRGGVIGMQTFGASAPLKELQKEFGFTVENVVAAAKAQLQRVRA